Below is a window of Verrucomicrobiales bacterium DNA.
TGGGTTGAGAGGGTCAATGGGACCTGGGTCCACGAAAATGTCTCGTCCATCGGGATCGATTTTGGTGTTTGGTCCGTTCTCAACAAACGAATAATAGTTCAGCCCTCCTTTGTCGCCAATCGGATCCCTGGATAGCCACCTTCCGATCCGATCCTCGGGACGCCGCAACCTGCGGCAGCGGGTCAGAAGCGGTGAGCAGGCCGGATTGGAAAGCCCTGCCCTACTCGTATTCCGCCGCGCGTTCTTCGTAATTACGCCGCAAATCATGCACTTCTAAGCGCGACCGTAAGCATATCCAGCCCAACAATCGAGCTCGGTTTGCCGCCGCTCCCGCTGAGACCCGTGATGTGCACTTCACACCACCACACCACCCTTCCCCACCAACCGGCCACGAGGGCAGCCGGACGGCGATTCCGGGGCTATCAGGTTCTTAATCCGGGTCATCCGTGAAATCCACGGTTAAAGTGCCCCGATCCTGCTCACTTTTCCCAAACCGCCAAAGGTCCCCACATGACATCTTCAGTCCGCACTCGAACCAACAACTTCGCGGTGCCACCCAGTCGGATGGGCGCTTCGTAGGGCTTGGCGCTCGGCGAAGGTTCGCCGCCCGGCTGCCGAGGGTCGGAACCATCCAACGTATAGAAGATTTTTCCACCCCTCCCCTTCACGGTGGCCCGGGTCTCCCCATTCTCCGCCTTGACCTGAATGGACGGCGGAGCGGGCATCTGCCGGTCGATCCAGGCAATGCGATCCTTCACCCATTCCTTCATGTAGTTGATCTCCTCCTGATAGGTCTCACCCACAAACGCGTTGGGATGCACGTGACGCCCTAGAATTGACCAGCGCCGGAAGTTGCGGGCTTGTGCCTCCTGCAGCAGCGCAGCCATTTCATCAATGCGACGATGGATGGATTCGGGTTGGAAAACAGTCCGACGCAACTCCCACCAACGGTCCAACTGCTTTTGATTATACTCCGGATCCGCCACCAACCGCCGCGCCCAGGAGATCTCGGTGTCCCGCAGCTGCTCAGTATACCATCCCGAGGGACTCTCCCCATCCAGGTAGTTGGCGTTCCCGAAGCTCAGGTTCCAGTCCCACACCGGTGCCGACTTGACCTTGCCACCGCGATCTTTGCTGAAGTAAACGCTGTAACGGAAGCCATCGATGTTCTTGGACATCTCGATGAGCCAATGCTGGTCGATGAAGGAGGGCACGTCCAAGTAGTGCTGATAGCCCTTCCGGGGATCGAGGAACTGATTGCCAAAAATCGATCGCTCCAACGCTCGCCAATGACGCTCGATCCATTCTCGCTGCTGAGGAGAAATGTCCTCGGCGTCCGGCTCAACCATAAAGAACTCTCCGCCACGCGACGTGAAGGTAGGTGACTCCTTGTTCGAATGATCTCGTTTAAAAATATACCCACCGGAAATCTCGGAATCACCATTGTCGCTGGGACCCAGCTCTTGAATATCCACCCGATTCTTGCCGCGTTTGATCTTCTCAACCAAGACATACACGCCGACGTAGTCGCGGAACGACAGGCTGTCGCCCGTCTGGTTCAGGAAAACCTCCACGAACCGTGTGCGGGTGGCGTAGTGACCCATCGCTCGGCTCAGATCGTAAGCCAGCACATCGCGCATGAGCGTCTTGTCAGGATAAGGCGCCAACAGCACCCAGTCTGAATCCTTAGGCATGCCGAGCAGCCCTACTTTGGCTTTCTCCCCATACTCGTCCCGAAGCCGGAAAGTGAATGACTTTTTGGGGTAACGAGTCGAGCTGAACCCTCGGACATTCACATCCCCACGAATCTCCAACGACGCCGCCCCTTTGAGCTGAGCACGCCCCTGCCCTGGCTCGATGAACCGGGCCACCACCGGCGTTTTCTGCGTCTCCGAGTTGGGACGTCGGGAAGAAGTCAGCACCAGAATGGGCAGATTGGAACTGAATTCTTCGACATCCTTCTCGAGTTGAGTGTAGGTCTCCAGGACGGCTTCGCTCGACAGATAGCCCGGCGCAAAGACGGAGGCCTTTAACACCGCCCCCGAACCAATCTCCAACGGCGCTGAGTAAACCTCAGAGGATTCGGTCGGCTCACGACCGTCCAAAGTGTAGCGGATCACGCCCCCGGGCAAAGAGGATGCCAGCTTCACCGACTGATTGCCGCGGATGGCACCGCCACGCGGGGAGACGGTTGGGGTAGGTGCCACGGCCCCGAAACCCGGATCGCTGTTCGCCGACAAGGGCGACGCCGGTGAAAAATAACGCGGCGAATCCAAGCGCAGCTGGGTGCTGAACGCATACAGCTCCGGGAGGATCAGGAAGTCCGAATCCTCAGCAGCCCGGTTCAACCCCAGCACACAGAGCACATTCGTTCCCGGCCGGAGAGCGCTCCGCCAGGCAGTGAGGTCGAAGTCCTCACTCAGAGCATCCGCCGAAGGTGTCCAGCGGGCCTGCAAATTCTCCAGATCCATCGTCACGAGGCTGGCACGGCTATGCCCGATGATCTGAAGTCGGGAAGGAACCGGCTTGAGCCCAGGCATCGGAACGCGATTCGCAATGACGGCCTCGCGACCCGAACCGCCCCGGACGTCGGTCAGCACCTTCAACGTCACCGCGGCACCCTGCGCCGTGTAATCCATCTTCAGGGAGGCACGGTGATAGAAGCGCCAGCCCAGGCTGGGCTCCCGCACGGGGACATCGATTTTCTCCCCTCCCGGAGAATACAGATACACACGAGAGTTCTGGCCGCTCGGATCGATCTCCAACTGCACCAGCGTCGCACCTTGCGGCTCGGGATCGGAGCCGGTGGCGAACGCCTTCAAAGGCAGCCCGGGGCCGCTCGCTCCGAAGTCCTTCACCGGAATTAACGCCAGCGTGAGACGATTGGGATTGCCGCCCCCGCCCTTGATCCGAAAGTCGAAGTCCAGCTGGACTGCCGCCGGGGCTCCCGTAAGGGTCTGCGGAAAGGCCACTCCGTTCAGCTGCTCAGGCAACCGGCCATTGATCAAACGAAGGAATCGGTTGGTGTCCGGAGTCGAGGTGCTCACTCGCGCTTTCCCCGCCGGGTCCCCGTTCATGAGCACGTACTGAGGCTCCCCCTCGAAACCCTCGCTCCAATCCACGCTGCTGGCGGTGTCTCGCGAACGAGACGCGGCCAGGTTGCCCGTCAGCGATTCAGGCGCATTGCGGCGGGCGACTTCGCGACCATTGATCCAGGCCACGAATCCGTCATCATAAAACATGCGCAGGGCGAGACGGCTGAAATCCGTCTGACTCAGGCTGAAC
It encodes the following:
- a CDS encoding CotH kinase family protein — protein: MILTNDILGRTRAGFLFLFQIFRFARGPVSPGWCPRWFAGSCLAGVLGCVLVPAVAVAAPRVIISEVMASNRRTVLDEDRQLSDWIELFNAGDEVVDLKGWSLTDDPKQLNKWVFPESPLGIGDYLLVFASGKDRRQPGRELHTNFKLDTDGDYLALVQSDGRTISTQFKPKLPALRPDVSYGIPLREEVHRLVQSDAVKWVRVPTGEVGTQWLEPAFDASGWSTGKGGVGFDSTTNLLPWLGADVGTLMKGKSAAVLVRVPFSLSQTDFSRLALRMFYDDGFVAWINGREVARRNAPESLTGNLAASRSRDTASSVDWSEGFEGEPQYVLMNGDPAGKARVSTSTPDTNRFLRLINGRLPEQLNGVAFPQTLTGAPAAVQLDFDFRIKGGGGNPNRLTLALIPVKDFGASGPGLPLKAFATGSDPEPQGATLVQLEIDPSGQNSRVYLYSPGGEKIDVPVREPSLGWRFYHRASLKMDYTAQGAAVTLKVLTDVRGGSGREAVIANRVPMPGLKPVPSRLQIIGHSRASLVTMDLENLQARWTPSADALSEDFDLTAWRSALRPGTNVLCVLGLNRAAEDSDFLILPELYAFSTQLRLDSPRYFSPASPLSANSDPGFGAVAPTPTVSPRGGAIRGNQSVKLASSLPGGVIRYTLDGREPTESSEVYSAPLEIGSGAVLKASVFAPGYLSSEAVLETYTQLEKDVEEFSSNLPILVLTSSRRPNSETQKTPVVARFIEPGQGRAQLKGAASLEIRGDVNVRGFSSTRYPKKSFTFRLRDEYGEKAKVGLLGMPKDSDWVLLAPYPDKTLMRDVLAYDLSRAMGHYATRTRFVEVFLNQTGDSLSFRDYVGVYVLVEKIKRGKNRVDIQELGPSDNGDSEISGGYIFKRDHSNKESPTFTSRGGEFFMVEPDAEDISPQQREWIERHWRALERSIFGNQFLDPRKGYQHYLDVPSFIDQHWLIEMSKNIDGFRYSVYFSKDRGGKVKSAPVWDWNLSFGNANYLDGESPSGWYTEQLRDTEISWARRLVADPEYNQKQLDRWWELRRTVFQPESIHRRIDEMAALLQEAQARNFRRWSILGRHVHPNAFVGETYQEEINYMKEWVKDRIAWIDRQMPAPPSIQVKAENGETRATVKGRGGKIFYTLDGSDPRQPGGEPSPSAKPYEAPIRLGGTAKLLVRVRTEDVMWGPLAVWEK